One stretch of Desulfovibrio sp. JC022 DNA includes these proteins:
- a CDS encoding site-specific integrase, producing the protein MFYITSTNPTTGANERIYYIRYYKNGKSIEEKAGRQHQDRMTPAKANRLRVLRIEGRVDSNEERREKVRAKRAQKNVSRLWEAFYDAKQENRSIKDDRNRWRSYLLKDFGNKLPEEIATLDVDNLRRKLQDRGLAPGTVKQGLVLLKRILNFAAKRGLCEPINSGRLHFEMPKLNNTKTEDLTGKQLARLLEAIENEPNKSAGSLMLMALYTGMRKGEIYRLQWQDIDFERGFILIRAPKGGIDQRIPINTPARNVLEDQQTRTGNSEWIFPGRFEGHVKDMREHLERIRTNAGLPKDFRPMHGLRHVFASTLASSGQVDMYTLQKLLTHKSPAMVQRYAHLRDDAMQRASEVAGDMYKAMQKKKTTA; encoded by the coding sequence GTGTTTTACATCACCAGCACCAACCCCACAACCGGGGCAAATGAGAGAATCTACTACATCCGTTATTATAAGAACGGAAAATCCATCGAAGAGAAAGCCGGTCGCCAGCATCAGGACCGCATGACGCCCGCCAAAGCCAACCGACTCCGAGTACTGCGCATTGAAGGCCGGGTTGACTCCAATGAAGAGCGCAGGGAAAAAGTCCGCGCCAAACGCGCCCAGAAGAACGTCAGCCGACTTTGGGAAGCTTTTTATGACGCCAAGCAGGAAAACAGGAGCATAAAAGATGACCGCAACCGCTGGCGCAGCTACCTGCTCAAGGATTTCGGCAACAAGCTGCCCGAAGAAATCGCCACGCTGGATGTGGACAACCTCCGCCGCAAACTTCAGGATCGCGGCCTTGCTCCCGGCACAGTCAAACAGGGCTTGGTCCTGCTGAAACGTATTCTGAATTTTGCAGCCAAGCGTGGCCTGTGCGAACCTATCAATTCCGGTCGGCTTCATTTTGAAATGCCAAAACTCAACAACACTAAAACCGAAGACCTGACCGGCAAACAACTCGCAAGGCTTCTAGAAGCGATTGAGAACGAACCGAACAAGTCAGCAGGCAGCCTAATGCTCATGGCCCTGTACACTGGCATGCGTAAGGGCGAAATTTACAGGCTGCAATGGCAGGATATTGATTTCGAGCGCGGTTTCATTTTGATCCGTGCCCCCAAGGGCGGAATTGACCAGCGTATCCCCATAAACACCCCGGCCAGAAATGTTCTTGAAGATCAGCAGACCAGAACCGGCAACTCCGAATGGATATTCCCCGGTAGATTTGAAGGACACGTCAAGGACATGCGCGAACATCTTGAGCGCATCCGCACCAATGCGGGGCTGCCCAAAGACTTCCGGCCCATGCACGGCTTGCGGCACGTCTTCGCCTCTACCCTAGCCAGTTCCGGGCAGGTGGATATGTACACCCTGCAAAAGCTGCTTACCCACAAAAGCCCGGCCATGGTTCAAAGATATGCCCACCTGCGTGATGATGCCATGCAGCGGGCCAGCGAGGTTGCCGGGGATATGTATAAGGCTATGCAGAAGAAGAAAACTACGGCTTGA
- a CDS encoding PAS domain S-box protein has protein sequence MSSNTDDNFERLPEPISEVFESFSDFILFTDGGGRICSASARVVEFFECPLEGRRLWNILGVEASGIEDFIKAYPVAGVHEIPYGESGGSYSLRLIPLAGPYCSEGYVAVVTNNAPFVELHEAYEERMEDNIAALDDSIALFNALFEAAQDPTFLADSTFRILTSNPAAERLFGRSCALSGNSCLSIFSAKSSKVVREHFETCTTEIPVPFDELLTARHSSGKKIPVELTMHKVRLQTGTVFHLGLRDMTDIQRLETGLEETREQVDGMNVALRTVIESVEEEKKDMHEDFALQVREQIMPALDRMIKEPVPQMRRSFGRFIKERLSALAGETGDQFEDLLLKLTPREVEICRYIEAGKGTERIGELLSITADTVRTHRKNIRRKLGLQGKSVSLISYLKHQVGS, from the coding sequence GTGAGCTCAAATACAGACGACAATTTTGAACGTCTCCCTGAACCTATTTCCGAAGTTTTTGAATCCTTTTCTGATTTTATCCTTTTTACTGATGGCGGCGGGCGCATCTGTTCAGCCAGCGCACGGGTGGTGGAGTTTTTTGAGTGTCCTTTGGAAGGGCGGCGGCTCTGGAATATTCTGGGCGTGGAAGCTTCCGGCATTGAAGATTTTATTAAAGCATATCCTGTGGCAGGGGTTCATGAGATTCCTTATGGGGAGAGCGGAGGGAGCTATTCGCTGCGATTGATTCCCCTTGCCGGCCCGTATTGCTCTGAGGGGTATGTTGCCGTTGTCACCAATAACGCCCCTTTTGTGGAATTGCACGAAGCTTACGAAGAGCGCATGGAAGATAATATTGCGGCTCTTGATGACAGCATTGCCCTTTTTAATGCTTTGTTTGAAGCGGCGCAGGACCCTACTTTCCTGGCAGATTCTACTTTTCGCATACTCACTTCCAATCCCGCCGCAGAGAGGCTCTTCGGCCGCAGCTGTGCTCTTTCCGGTAATAGTTGTTTGAGTATATTCAGTGCGAAATCTTCCAAAGTGGTGCGGGAACATTTTGAAACCTGTACCACTGAAATTCCGGTTCCCTTTGATGAATTACTTACAGCGAGACATAGTTCCGGGAAGAAAATTCCTGTTGAGCTGACTATGCACAAAGTCCGTCTTCAGACCGGCACAGTTTTTCATCTCGGACTGCGCGACATGACCGATATTCAGCGCCTTGAAACAGGGCTTGAAGAAACTCGTGAGCAGGTTGACGGTATGAATGTGGCCCTGCGTACCGTTATTGAGTCAGTTGAAGAAGAAAAAAAGGACATGCATGAGGATTTTGCCTTGCAGGTCCGTGAACAGATTATGCCTGCTCTTGACCGTATGATTAAGGAGCCTGTGCCGCAGATGCGCCGGAGTTTTGGTCGGTTCATCAAAGAACGTCTCTCCGCCCTGGCCGGGGAGACCGGTGATCAGTTTGAAGATTTGCTGCTTAAGCTCACTCCCCGTGAAGTTGAAATCTGCCGTTATATTGAGGCCGGTAAAGGCACCGAACGTATAGGCGAACTCCTTTCAATCACAGCAGATACAGTCCGCACTCACCGCAAAAATATTCGCCGTAAGCTTGGCTTGCAGGGTAAGAGCGTTTCATTGATTTCTTATCTCAAGCATCAGGTGGGTTCGTAA
- a CDS encoding RidA family protein has product MSITRMETAKRMSRIVIHNDTVYLCGQVADNSDEPIGPQTESMLAKVDALLEKAGSSREHILSATVYVRDMKDFAGMNEVWDNWVPEGHAPARACVEARMARPELLVEVSVVAALK; this is encoded by the coding sequence ATGAGTATTACAAGAATGGAAACAGCGAAGCGCATGAGTAGGATCGTCATTCATAATGATACCGTTTACCTTTGCGGACAGGTAGCGGACAACTCTGACGAACCTATCGGCCCTCAGACAGAAAGCATGCTTGCCAAGGTGGATGCTCTTTTGGAAAAGGCCGGCAGCAGCAGGGAACATATTCTTTCTGCCACAGTTTATGTTCGCGATATGAAGGATTTTGCAGGAATGAACGAAGTCTGGGACAACTGGGTTCCCGAAGGACATGCCCCCGCAAGAGCCTGTGTTGAAGCACGGATGGCCCGGCCTGAGCTTTTAGTGGAGGTTTCTGTTGTAGCGGCACTTAAGTAG
- a CDS encoding TRAP transporter small permease codes for MEKFFKYALAALMSTVAALEFYQVIMRYIFELPVMGLDELLVYPTLWLYFFGSVNACREDTQIKANVLDIFMKTELGKLRVRVVADIMSLVVSSWLTWWAWDYFLYALKIWKESPTLYIPTFWAECAFFIGMMLMTMFVLWHLVRNIRRLMLLADQPAVAVKVGV; via the coding sequence ATGGAAAAATTCTTTAAATACGCATTAGCAGCTCTCATGAGCACTGTTGCCGCTCTTGAGTTCTACCAGGTAATAATGCGTTATATCTTTGAGTTGCCGGTGATGGGGTTGGATGAACTTTTGGTATATCCCACACTGTGGTTGTATTTCTTCGGTAGCGTGAATGCTTGTCGGGAAGATACCCAGATCAAGGCTAATGTCTTGGACATTTTTATGAAAACCGAACTCGGCAAACTGCGGGTGAGAGTAGTGGCCGACATAATGTCTTTGGTTGTCTCGTCGTGGTTGACCTGGTGGGCATGGGACTATTTCCTCTATGCTTTGAAGATTTGGAAAGAAAGCCCGACTCTTTATATCCCCACATTCTGGGCCGAATGTGCTTTTTTCATCGGCATGATGCTGATGACCATGTTTGTGCTCTGGCATCTTGTTAGAAATATCCGCCGCCTTATGTTGCTTGCGGATCAGCCGGCAGTTGCCGTTAAGGTAGGAGTATAG
- a CDS encoding nucleotidyltransferase substrate binding protein, whose product MFEEGYVEVKTMGPKPMMRFAFTADLIANVDNWIGYINARNDTSHDYSGDKADAILDIVDDFYDDVVDLYEKISKEAWK is encoded by the coding sequence CTGTTCGAGGAAGGATACGTTGAAGTAAAAACCATGGGGCCGAAGCCGATGATGCGCTTTGCTTTCACTGCGGATCTTATCGCCAATGTTGATAACTGGATCGGATACATCAATGCCCGCAATGACACCTCGCACGATTATTCCGGCGACAAGGCAGACGCCATCTTGGATATTGTAGATGATTTCTATGATGATGTGGTCGATCTGTACGAGAAGATTTCAAAGGAAGCATGGAAATAA
- a CDS encoding NAD(P)/FAD-dependent oxidoreductase — protein MSRHYDVIVIGTGPAGLSAATLLTKMGLNVLALDEQQRPGGQIYRNVEGAGEARLNLFGPDYSVGLELVNEFRAANVNYEGGASVWQVEADGRICYSKDGKSSRISANYIIAATGAMERPVPIEGWTLPGVMGAGAANNLAKEAGLTPKGKVVLAGSGPLLLLEASILLKKGVEIAAILETTDLIPPADSVTKLPQALMGWKLLYKGTTMLWELQKAGIPHYRGVRNIRALGADALSGVEATVKGETLNFDADLLLLHFGVIPNTHIFRQAGCQMVWDEKLRYWYPSCDSWGRTNFEKIFAAGDGCRVHGAVAARHKGTLAALEIACCLGMIPESERDDLAEPVLKALRQDNLPRPFIDAMYAPKPSHFTFENETVLCRCENVTVGDVRKVLDEGVRELNEVKIITRCGMGPCQGRMCGPALAEIVGEYLSLEPDQAGLLVVRPPLKPIPLSEVAAMDLGDGGTDGGNWLLDKK, from the coding sequence ATGAGTCGCCATTACGATGTAATTGTAATCGGTACCGGACCTGCCGGGCTGAGTGCAGCCACCCTGCTTACCAAAATGGGGCTCAATGTTCTGGCTTTGGACGAGCAGCAGCGTCCCGGTGGTCAGATCTACCGCAATGTGGAAGGAGCAGGAGAAGCTCGTTTAAACCTTTTCGGTCCCGACTATAGTGTCGGACTTGAGCTGGTGAACGAGTTTAGAGCTGCCAATGTTAACTATGAAGGCGGAGCTTCTGTCTGGCAGGTCGAGGCTGATGGCCGTATTTGTTATTCCAAAGACGGAAAATCCAGCAGGATCTCGGCCAACTATATCATCGCAGCCACCGGAGCCATGGAGCGTCCTGTACCCATCGAAGGCTGGACTCTTCCGGGAGTAATGGGTGCTGGCGCAGCGAATAATCTGGCCAAAGAAGCCGGACTGACCCCTAAGGGAAAAGTAGTTTTGGCCGGTAGCGGCCCCCTGTTGCTTCTCGAAGCTTCCATTTTGCTGAAAAAGGGCGTGGAGATTGCTGCCATTCTGGAGACCACAGACCTTATCCCGCCTGCGGACTCCGTAACCAAACTTCCTCAAGCTCTCATGGGCTGGAAGCTCCTTTATAAGGGTACAACCATGCTTTGGGAGCTCCAGAAGGCGGGGATTCCTCATTATCGGGGTGTCCGCAATATCCGCGCGCTGGGAGCCGATGCGCTGAGCGGGGTTGAAGCTACGGTCAAGGGAGAAACACTGAACTTTGATGCTGATTTGCTTCTGCTGCATTTCGGCGTTATCCCCAACACCCATATTTTCAGGCAGGCAGGCTGCCAAATGGTTTGGGACGAGAAGCTAAGATATTGGTACCCGTCCTGCGACAGTTGGGGCCGTACCAATTTTGAAAAAATATTTGCAGCAGGTGACGGCTGCCGGGTTCATGGAGCTGTGGCGGCGCGTCATAAAGGCACGTTGGCTGCTTTGGAAATTGCCTGCTGTCTGGGCATGATCCCTGAGTCTGAAAGGGACGATCTGGCTGAGCCTGTCCTTAAAGCTTTAAGGCAGGACAACCTGCCCCGGCCATTTATCGATGCCATGTATGCGCCTAAACCTTCACATTTCACGTTCGAAAATGAAACAGTACTTTGCCGGTGTGAGAATGTCACCGTTGGAGACGTCCGCAAGGTTCTGGATGAGGGGGTTCGCGAGCTGAACGAGGTGAAAATCATCACCCGTTGCGGCATGGGTCCTTGTCAGGGGCGGATGTGCGGTCCGGCATTGGCGGAAATAGTCGGAGAATATCTTTCCCTTGAGCCGGATCAGGCCGGGCTTCTGGTTGTACGTCCTCCTCTGAAACCTATTCCACTGAGTGAAGTGGCTGCCATGGATCTCGGTGATGGAGGAACAGACGGCGGCAACTGGTTGCTGGACAAGAAGTAA
- a CDS encoding sigma-54-dependent Fis family transcriptional regulator, translating into MYKKETVADIKEGQIISPEAMKREIKLSYQRSVEYGIDPIRRNKHQKMLSPAELSERRRQNRKLLNILKPQFDEFYKLLFPNDFIIAAVDSDGYILHIRGKDELIEDSTTRNCVPGYRWTEKDVGTTAISLTQKLKTPIQLIDDEHFCQQAHDQTSSTAPVFGKDKKLIGIIAVFGSSKQAHAHTLYMVTTAARAAEQQLRVLRRNRELAANLNFLDQTISFFRTGLIIINSEKHIWRVNREGAQILKRDDLENRPLSVLQGLKVDLDHVAECPESWTNKEVRLKVRKNHISLILTVQLVTSERGERLGAVITFNEVKDIYKLAQNIAGTRAHFTFDSILGTSPTLLETVKLAKGAASSDSTVLLQGETGTGKELFAQSIHNQSSRRNNPFIPINCGAIPSNLLESELFGYVDGTFTGAAKGGKPGKFELANTGTILLDEIGDMPYRMQVKLLRVLETGEVYRIGADKPVKVDTRIIAATHVNLPTAIRDGRFREDLYYRLNVFPIHIPPLKERGRDDILLLASLFLKEGAASPPSLSPEAQNLLASYHWPGNVRELENCIQRALHLCGGETIEVKHLGMPHVIPEVPPHSSGTLDDVVRKTIQDILKKTNNNRALTAKLLGISRATLYRKIDKYRIHSQ; encoded by the coding sequence ATGTATAAAAAAGAGACAGTGGCAGACATAAAAGAAGGACAGATAATCAGTCCGGAAGCCATGAAACGCGAAATAAAACTGTCATACCAGCGGTCAGTGGAATATGGAATTGATCCCATACGCAGAAACAAGCACCAGAAAATGCTCTCTCCGGCAGAGCTGTCGGAGCGGCGGCGGCAGAACAGAAAGCTACTGAACATTCTAAAACCGCAGTTCGATGAGTTTTACAAGCTTCTGTTTCCCAATGATTTTATTATTGCCGCAGTGGATTCGGACGGATACATCCTCCATATTCGCGGGAAAGACGAACTGATTGAGGATTCCACGACAAGAAATTGTGTCCCCGGCTACCGCTGGACGGAAAAGGATGTAGGGACTACAGCCATATCACTAACCCAAAAACTCAAAACCCCCATTCAACTTATTGATGATGAACATTTCTGCCAGCAGGCCCATGATCAGACCAGTTCCACTGCTCCGGTTTTTGGTAAGGATAAAAAGCTGATCGGCATTATAGCTGTATTCGGTTCTTCAAAGCAGGCTCATGCACATACCCTTTATATGGTCACAACAGCGGCCAGAGCCGCAGAACAGCAACTCCGTGTTTTACGCAGAAACCGGGAGCTGGCTGCCAACCTGAATTTTCTGGATCAGACCATTTCTTTTTTCCGCACCGGTCTGATCATCATCAACAGTGAGAAACACATTTGGCGGGTTAACCGCGAAGGGGCACAAATATTAAAAAGAGACGATCTGGAAAACAGGCCCCTATCCGTACTTCAGGGATTGAAAGTTGATCTGGACCATGTGGCTGAATGCCCGGAATCATGGACCAATAAAGAAGTCCGCCTCAAAGTCCGCAAAAACCACATCAGCCTTATTCTCACGGTCCAGCTGGTGACATCTGAGAGAGGAGAGCGCCTTGGTGCTGTAATCACTTTCAACGAGGTCAAAGATATTTACAAACTGGCCCAGAACATTGCAGGCACACGGGCACATTTTACTTTTGACAGTATTCTCGGAACCTCCCCCACCCTGCTGGAAACAGTAAAGCTGGCCAAAGGAGCCGCATCTTCAGACAGCACAGTGCTACTCCAAGGCGAAACCGGAACAGGGAAGGAGCTTTTCGCGCAGTCTATTCACAATCAGAGCAGCCGACGCAATAACCCTTTCATCCCAATCAACTGCGGAGCCATACCCTCCAACCTGCTGGAAAGTGAACTATTCGGTTACGTGGACGGAACTTTTACCGGAGCAGCCAAAGGCGGAAAGCCGGGTAAATTTGAACTTGCCAACACCGGAACAATTCTTCTGGATGAGATCGGCGACATGCCCTACAGGATGCAGGTTAAATTACTTCGTGTACTTGAGACCGGGGAGGTTTACCGCATCGGGGCAGACAAACCGGTAAAAGTTGATACTAGGATCATTGCCGCCACCCATGTAAATTTGCCCACAGCTATCCGGGACGGACGATTCAGAGAAGATCTCTACTACCGACTGAATGTCTTCCCCATCCACATCCCTCCCCTTAAGGAAAGGGGCCGGGATGATATCTTATTATTGGCTTCCCTTTTTCTGAAAGAAGGAGCAGCCTCCCCCCCGTCACTTAGCCCGGAAGCCCAAAACCTGCTCGCCAGTTATCACTGGCCGGGCAATGTCAGAGAACTGGAAAACTGCATACAAAGAGCCCTCCATCTCTGCGGCGGAGAAACTATCGAAGTCAAACATCTGGGAATGCCGCATGTGATCCCGGAAGTCCCCCCCCATTCCAGTGGCACTTTGGATGACGTAGTGCGTAAAACAATTCAGGATATATTAAAAAAGACAAACAACAACCGGGCCTTAACCGCCAAACTTCTCGGCATTTCACGGGCCACCCTGTACCGGAAGATAGATAAATACAGGATACATTCGCAGTAG
- a CDS encoding pentapeptide repeat-containing protein, with the protein MRWTIWWFCLGKWHRWGGTVSPNQNIPAGLFIRFCDIEQLSEEQLLARNLMGCCIGEKHSNWCQDNPTGPSYPPVYIDKDGNEYCIFHAPAECKFVELYDERKGGEQPSLMAGEDFNQLVFDRIQGVIDAGEDEEADNFSGYPESWNPRCNFAGTIFHKGIYQPNFLESFDIDLPPTSFHACEFHGRSNFSKTTFNGVASFTMAKFHKSITIRNTTFKSIADFSYSTFKSRASFFATQFRNETYFQFCRFLGYTKFEKSKLKTNVGFLKCEFDDVKFDSTHFLMRTFFIKSIFNKSAYFDNCTFNDVSFEEAKSQKAFRIQDSTLNESNFNSMIFHGSIDFNNSEFSNTADFTNTIFLNYSNFKNTKFQGTALFLHTHFKEWTYFRNAAFKGETTFAGAISKETILIESTDLSNLKLTETNIESFQFTECTWPTINGRKAIYDEKIALESDQTPDYLKLEEIYRRLKKIARQNNDEMQTSAWHYKEKEMMRKRLRQENGPGVIEKIAAKACACLPCDIERTKEKFSKLLTLTEKQRTPFLRFLNSAYWIVSGYGEEPLRAGIWMLIFILGAILPAFFGPEVNQVTNTLSDFIKGWMWYMPLMKVSDVDATGWNYLFKAIFNVTISIQAALFAFALRNKLRR; encoded by the coding sequence TTGAGATGGACAATATGGTGGTTCTGCCTAGGGAAATGGCATCGATGGGGGGGTACTGTATCCCCAAATCAGAATATTCCTGCTGGATTATTCATACGTTTCTGCGATATAGAGCAGCTATCAGAAGAACAATTACTTGCGAGGAATTTGATGGGCTGTTGTATCGGAGAGAAGCATAGCAACTGGTGTCAGGATAACCCCACAGGTCCCAGTTACCCCCCTGTTTACATAGATAAAGATGGAAATGAGTACTGCATTTTTCACGCACCTGCGGAATGCAAGTTTGTTGAGTTGTATGATGAGCGTAAAGGTGGAGAGCAACCTTCTTTAATGGCTGGGGAGGACTTTAATCAGCTTGTGTTTGATCGGATACAGGGGGTTATTGATGCTGGGGAGGATGAGGAAGCTGATAATTTCTCAGGATACCCCGAAAGTTGGAACCCTCGTTGTAATTTTGCAGGAACTATTTTTCACAAAGGAATATATCAACCTAACTTCCTTGAATCTTTCGACATAGATTTACCCCCCACATCTTTTCATGCATGTGAATTTCATGGCCGTAGTAATTTTTCTAAAACTACATTTAATGGCGTAGCTTCTTTTACTATGGCTAAATTCCATAAATCAATAACTATCAGAAACACAACTTTTAAAAGCATAGCTGATTTTAGTTATTCCACGTTCAAATCACGTGCTTCATTTTTCGCAACTCAATTTAGGAACGAGACATACTTTCAATTTTGCCGCTTTTTAGGATATACAAAATTTGAAAAATCAAAACTTAAAACAAATGTTGGATTTCTTAAATGTGAATTTGATGATGTCAAATTTGATAGCACCCATTTTTTAATGCGAACATTTTTCATAAAAAGTATTTTTAATAAATCTGCATACTTTGACAATTGTACTTTTAATGACGTTTCTTTTGAGGAAGCAAAATCCCAAAAAGCATTCCGCATTCAGGATTCAACTTTAAACGAATCTAACTTCAACAGTATGATTTTTCATGGTTCTATAGATTTCAACAACTCAGAATTTTCTAATACTGCTGACTTCACAAATACTATTTTTCTAAACTATTCGAATTTTAAAAATACAAAATTTCAAGGAACAGCATTATTCCTTCATACCCATTTCAAAGAATGGACCTATTTCCGCAATGCAGCCTTCAAAGGAGAAACAACCTTCGCAGGAGCAATCTCAAAAGAAACCATCCTCATAGAATCCACAGATCTTTCAAATCTAAAGCTAACCGAAACCAACATCGAATCCTTCCAATTCACAGAATGCACATGGCCCACAATAAATGGACGGAAAGCTATCTACGATGAAAAAATTGCCCTCGAATCGGACCAAACACCCGACTACCTGAAACTCGAAGAAATCTACCGCCGCCTAAAAAAAATAGCCCGCCAAAACAACGATGAAATGCAGACCTCGGCTTGGCATTACAAAGAAAAAGAAATGATGCGCAAAAGACTCCGCCAAGAAAACGGACCGGGAGTCATCGAAAAAATCGCAGCAAAAGCTTGCGCATGCCTGCCCTGCGACATTGAAAGGACAAAAGAAAAATTTTCCAAACTACTCACGTTAACCGAAAAACAACGCACCCCATTCCTGCGATTCCTTAACTCCGCCTACTGGATAGTCTCGGGCTACGGCGAAGAACCACTTCGAGCCGGAATCTGGATGCTGATCTTCATATTAGGCGCAATACTCCCCGCCTTCTTCGGCCCGGAAGTTAATCAAGTAACAAATACGCTCTCAGATTTCATCAAAGGCTGGATGTGGTACATGCCACTTATGAAAGTAAGCGACGTAGATGCCACTGGATGGAATTACCTATTCAAAGCTATCTTCAATGTAACCATCTCAATCCAAGCCGCCCTCTTCGCCTTCGCCCTGCGCAACAAACTAAGAAGATAA
- a CDS encoding FAD-binding oxidoreductase, whose amino-acid sequence MQTADVLVIGGGITGSTTALGLMLKGAGKVVLLDEQLKSQRLSRGNFGLTWFMCKGAGYPGYSLWCRKAAKAWPEFAEKLEGESKYNIELDWTGGAVHAFGQDELDGFAKSIKTIREGCESEGIDYPVEILDRQQFADLMPKMTLGEDVAGAMFTKEQGHVNPLKLLGAVRSWFQKLGGVYNGAEGAKEIIPQSNGTVLVKTATETYECKKLVIAAGHGSARLTAALGEKLNIYPQRGQLMVTARCERKLDFPLLSVRQTQDGTYMIGLSTENTALDARVTADAMKSQAANAVRIFPELANLNWVRAWGAIRVMTPDGGPIYSKIPGHDNISVLALHSGVSLAPLHTEVIAPWILGNTTDNQVSDFSNGRFNA is encoded by the coding sequence GTGCAGACAGCGGATGTTTTAGTCATCGGTGGAGGTATCACCGGATCTACTACAGCTCTAGGGCTCATGCTCAAGGGGGCCGGTAAAGTGGTGCTCTTGGATGAGCAGCTCAAGAGCCAGCGTTTATCCCGGGGCAACTTCGGGCTGACCTGGTTCATGTGCAAGGGAGCGGGGTATCCCGGCTATTCTCTTTGGTGCCGGAAGGCAGCCAAGGCATGGCCTGAGTTTGCGGAAAAGCTCGAAGGTGAAAGCAAATACAATATTGAATTGGACTGGACCGGTGGCGCAGTACACGCTTTTGGGCAGGATGAATTGGACGGATTTGCAAAGTCTATAAAAACTATCCGGGAAGGCTGTGAAAGTGAAGGGATTGATTATCCCGTTGAAATTCTGGATAGACAGCAATTCGCTGACTTGATGCCGAAAATGACTCTAGGTGAAGACGTTGCGGGTGCTATGTTTACCAAGGAGCAGGGCCACGTTAATCCTTTGAAGCTTCTTGGTGCTGTCAGAAGCTGGTTCCAAAAACTGGGTGGAGTTTATAATGGTGCTGAGGGTGCTAAGGAGATTATCCCACAGTCCAATGGAACCGTTCTCGTTAAGACAGCCACTGAGACATATGAATGTAAGAAGCTCGTAATTGCTGCCGGACACGGTTCTGCAAGACTTACTGCTGCTCTTGGCGAGAAACTCAATATTTATCCCCAGCGCGGGCAGCTGATGGTAACAGCGCGTTGTGAACGAAAACTTGATTTTCCCCTGCTCAGCGTCCGTCAGACTCAGGACGGGACTTACATGATCGGTCTTTCAACAGAAAATACAGCTCTGGATGCACGGGTAACTGCAGACGCCATGAAGTCTCAAGCCGCAAACGCGGTACGGATTTTTCCTGAACTGGCAAATTTGAATTGGGTCAGGGCTTGGGGGGCTATCCGCGTTATGACTCCGGACGGCGGCCCCATCTACAGCAAGATTCCGGGCCATGACAATATAAGTGTTCTTGCCTTGCATTCCGGGGTTTCTTTAGCGCCCCTGCACACAGAAGTCATAGCTCCGTGGATATTAGGTAACACCACAGATAACCAAGTATCAGATTTTTCAAACGGACGGTTCAATGCTTAA
- a CDS encoding (2Fe-2S)-binding protein: protein MLKHSTTSTAEFKQDQAPAETVSVLLDGEKVDLPKGISIAAGLLSIGEIISRISPSAHKPRSPHCLMGVCYECLMEIDGVERQACMTDPEEGMVINRHLDSKGEDA, encoded by the coding sequence ATGCTTAAACATTCCACAACTTCCACTGCTGAATTTAAACAGGATCAGGCTCCGGCTGAAACAGTTTCCGTCCTTCTGGACGGCGAGAAGGTTGATCTTCCAAAAGGTATCAGCATTGCCGCAGGGCTCCTTAGCATCGGTGAAATTATTTCGCGCATTTCACCTTCAGCACACAAACCGCGTTCTCCGCACTGTCTGATGGGCGTTTGTTATGAATGCCTCATGGAAATTGATGGTGTGGAACGGCAGGCATGCATGACAGACCCTGAAGAAGGCATGGTTATCAACCGCCATTTAGATTCCAAAGGAGAAGACGCATGA